A genomic segment from Pseudosulfitobacter sp. DSM 107133 encodes:
- a CDS encoding thymidine phosphorylase, whose amino-acid sequence MSDFSARDIIATLRAGDTPSRDALAWFAQGLADGAVSDAQAGAFAMAVCLNGLSDEGRVALTLAMRDSGQVLGWDLGGPVLDKHSTGGVGDCVSLVLAPALAACGAFVPMISGRGLGHTGGTLDKLEAIPGVNVNLDAAQFHDVVAGAGCAIVSATGDIAPADKRLYAIRDVTATVESLDLITASILSKKLAGGLEGLVLDVKVGSGAFMKDMTAARALAEALTQTANAAGCRTSALITDMNQPLAPSLGNALEVSEVMAVLTAGNTDAPLSQISAALGGVLLAGAGLAADADAGAAQIVQAIRSGHAAERFGKMIAAMGGPVQFVENHARFLPEATVIREVATPKAGTVRAIDGEALGRVVVALGGGRAVESDVVDPAVGLSRVLRLGDAVAKGQPLAVIHAARPDQADRAEAAVRAAFTVGDRALKAPSLIHAWVS is encoded by the coding sequence ATGAGCGATTTTTCGGCACGCGATATCATTGCCACCCTGCGTGCAGGCGACACCCCGTCGCGCGATGCTTTGGCGTGGTTTGCCCAAGGGCTGGCCGATGGCGCGGTCAGTGATGCGCAGGCGGGGGCCTTTGCCATGGCGGTCTGCCTGAACGGGTTGAGCGACGAGGGCCGTGTCGCGCTGACCTTGGCGATGCGCGACAGCGGGCAGGTGTTGGGCTGGGATCTGGGTGGCCCGGTGCTGGACAAACATTCCACCGGCGGCGTGGGCGATTGCGTGTCGCTGGTGCTGGCCCCTGCGCTGGCCGCCTGCGGGGCATTCGTGCCGATGATTTCGGGGCGGGGCCTGGGGCACACCGGCGGGACGCTGGACAAGCTCGAGGCGATACCGGGCGTAAATGTGAACCTGGACGCGGCGCAGTTTCACGATGTGGTTGCGGGCGCGGGCTGTGCGATTGTCAGCGCTACAGGTGACATCGCTCCTGCGGACAAGCGGCTGTATGCGATCCGCGATGTGACGGCGACGGTGGAGAGCCTGGACCTGATCACCGCGTCGATCCTGTCGAAAAAACTGGCAGGCGGGCTTGAGGGGCTGGTGCTGGACGTCAAGGTCGGCTCGGGCGCATTCATGAAGGATATGACTGCCGCGCGGGCGCTGGCCGAGGCGCTGACCCAAACCGCGAACGCCGCGGGGTGCCGCACGTCGGCGTTGATTACCGATATGAATCAGCCGCTGGCCCCATCGCTGGGCAATGCGCTGGAAGTGTCCGAGGTGATGGCGGTGTTGACGGCAGGCAACACCGATGCCCCGTTATCGCAGATCAGCGCGGCGTTGGGCGGGGTGTTGCTGGCAGGCGCAGGGCTGGCGGCAGATGCCGACGCAGGGGCTGCACAAATCGTGCAGGCGATCCGCAGCGGTCATGCCGCCGAACGCTTTGGCAAGATGATCGCGGCGATGGGCGGGCCGGTGCAATTCGTCGAAAACCACGCACGCTTCCTGCCCGAGGCAACAGTGATCCGCGAGGTTGCGACCCCCAAGGCCGGCACCGTGCGCGCCATTGATGGCGAGGCGTTGGGCCGTGTCGTTGTGGCCCTTGGCGGCGGGCGCGCGGTGGAAAGTGATGTGGTCGATCCGGCGGTGGGCCTGTCGCGCGTGCTGCGTCTGGGCGACGCCGTGGCCAAGGGGCAGCCGCTGGCGGTCATCCACGCCGCGCGGCCCGATCAGGCCGACCGCGCCGAGGCAGCCGTGCGGGCTGCGTTCACTGTGGGCGATCGGGCGCTGAAAGCCCCGTCCCTGATCCACGCGTGGGTGTCGTGA
- a CDS encoding cytidine deaminase — MTLKQAATDVREKAYAPYSNFKVGAAITGASGTVYAGCNVENVAYPEGTCAEAGAIAAMVAAGETRLTEVYVIAGSPMPVTPCGGCRQKLAEFGAGDVVVTMATTGGVEQVMTLAELLPGAFTPDHMK, encoded by the coding sequence ATGACGTTGAAACAAGCCGCCACAGATGTGCGCGAAAAGGCCTATGCGCCCTATTCCAACTTCAAGGTGGGGGCGGCGATCACCGGGGCTTCTGGCACCGTTTATGCGGGTTGCAACGTGGAAAACGTGGCCTATCCCGAAGGCACCTGTGCCGAGGCAGGCGCCATCGCTGCGATGGTGGCGGCGGGTGAGACGCGGTTGACCGAAGTTTACGTGATCGCAGGCAGCCCGATGCCGGTGACCCCCTGCGGCGGGTGCCGCCAAAAGCTGGCCGAGTTTGGCGCAGGCGACGTGGTTGTGACCATGGCGACCACCGGCGGGGTCGAGCAGGTGATGACGCTGGCCGAATTGCTGCCAGGGGCCTTCACGCCCGATCACATGAAATGA
- a CDS encoding NADP-dependent malic enzyme — MSDTPSTRQAALDYHEFPKPGKLEIRATKPLANGRDLSRAYSPGVAEACLEIKADPATAARYTARGNLVAVVTNGTAVLGLGNIGALASKPVMEGKAVLFKKFAGIDCFDIEVNESDPEKLADIVCALEPSFGAINLEDIKAPDCFTVERICRERMNIPVFHDDQHGTAIVVGAAATNALYVAGKAFEDIKIVSTGGGAAGIACLNMLLKLGVKRENVWLCDIHGLVYEGRTEDMNPAKAAFAQKSDLRTLDDVIDGADLFLGLSGPGVMTQAHVTKMAKRPIIFALANPTPEILPDLAREVAPDAIIATGRSDFPNQVNNVLCFPFIFRGALDVGATTINDEMQLACIDGIAALARATTSAEAAAAYQGEQMTFGADYLIPKPFDPRLVGIVSSAVAKAAMDSGVATRPIEDLEAYKTKLDGSVFKSALLMRPVFEAARTMSRRIVFAEGEDERVLRAAQAMVEETTERPILIGRPEVIESRIERAGMTIKLGEHVDLVNPENDPRYRDYWGTYHEIMARRGVTPDLARAIMRTNTTAIGAVMVHRGEADSLICGTFGEFKWHLNYIEQVLGTQELHPVGALSMMILEDGPLFIADPHVHPTPTPHDIAQIVIGAARHMRRFGIEPRVALCSQSQFGSQPGGTGVHMRAALEILDSEPRDFCYEGEMNIDAALDPELRERLLPGGRMQGAANALVFANSDAASGVRNILKMKGGGLEVGPILMGMGNRAHIVSPSITARGLLNMSAIAGTPVTQYG, encoded by the coding sequence ATGTCCGACACCCCCTCGACGCGCCAAGCCGCCCTTGATTACCACGAATTTCCCAAGCCGGGAAAACTGGAAATCCGCGCCACCAAACCACTTGCGAACGGGCGTGATCTTAGCCGGGCCTATTCGCCCGGCGTGGCCGAGGCCTGCCTTGAAATCAAGGCCGATCCTGCAACCGCTGCACGGTATACAGCGCGGGGCAATCTGGTGGCCGTGGTCACCAACGGCACCGCCGTACTGGGGCTGGGCAACATCGGGGCGCTGGCGTCAAAACCGGTGATGGAGGGCAAGGCCGTCCTGTTCAAGAAATTCGCGGGCATTGATTGCTTCGACATCGAAGTGAACGAATCCGATCCTGAAAAGCTGGCCGATATCGTTTGCGCGCTGGAACCGTCCTTTGGTGCGATCAACCTGGAAGACATCAAGGCACCGGATTGCTTTACCGTTGAACGAATTTGCCGCGAGCGGATGAATATTCCGGTCTTTCACGACGACCAGCACGGCACCGCGATCGTAGTGGGTGCGGCGGCGACCAATGCGCTGTACGTTGCCGGCAAGGCATTCGAGGATATCAAGATTGTTTCGACCGGCGGCGGGGCTGCGGGCATTGCCTGCCTGAACATGCTGCTGAAACTGGGCGTAAAGCGCGAAAACGTCTGGCTGTGCGATATTCACGGGCTGGTCTACGAAGGCCGCACCGAAGATATGAACCCCGCCAAGGCTGCTTTTGCGCAAAAATCCGACCTGCGCACGCTGGACGATGTCATTGACGGGGCCGACCTGTTTCTGGGCCTGTCCGGCCCCGGTGTGATGACCCAAGCGCATGTCACCAAGATGGCCAAACGCCCGATCATCTTTGCACTGGCCAACCCGACGCCTGAAATCCTGCCCGATCTGGCCCGCGAGGTTGCGCCCGATGCGATCATCGCCACAGGCCGCAGCGATTTTCCCAATCAGGTCAACAACGTGCTGTGCTTTCCCTTCATCTTTCGCGGCGCGCTGGATGTGGGGGCGACCACGATCAACGACGAAATGCAGCTGGCCTGTATTGACGGCATCGCAGCCCTTGCCCGCGCCACCACCAGCGCCGAGGCCGCTGCCGCCTATCAGGGCGAGCAGATGACCTTTGGCGCTGACTACCTGATTCCCAAGCCTTTTGATCCGCGTCTTGTGGGCATCGTTTCAAGCGCCGTGGCCAAGGCTGCAATGGACAGCGGGGTGGCCACCCGCCCCATCGAAGATCTCGAAGCCTACAAGACCAAGCTGGACGGATCGGTGTTCAAATCCGCCCTGCTGATGCGCCCCGTGTTCGAAGCCGCGCGCACCATGTCGCGTCGCATCGTCTTTGCCGAGGGCGAGGACGAGCGCGTGCTGCGCGCCGCGCAGGCCATGGTCGAGGAAACGACCGAACGCCCGATCCTGATTGGTCGCCCCGAGGTGATCGAGTCCCGGATCGAGCGTGCAGGCATGACCATCAAGCTGGGCGAACATGTCGATCTGGTGAACCCCGAGAACGATCCGCGTTATCGTGACTATTGGGGCACCTACCACGAGATCATGGCCCGCCGGGGTGTCACCCCCGATCTGGCCCGCGCCATCATGCGCACCAACACCACCGCCATTGGTGCGGTCATGGTACATCGCGGCGAAGCCGACAGTCTGATCTGCGGCACCTTCGGCGAATTCAAATGGCATCTGAACTACATTGAACAGGTGCTGGGCACCCAAGAGCTGCATCCCGTGGGCGCCCTGTCGATGATGATTCTCGAAGACGGGCCGCTGTTCATTGCCGATCCGCATGTTCACCCGACACCGACACCCCATGACATCGCGCAGATTGTGATCGGCGCGGCGCGGCACATGCGCCGCTTTGGCATCGAGCCGCGCGTCGCGCTGTGCTCGCAATCGCAATTTGGAAGTCAACCCGGCGGCACCGGCGTGCACATGCGTGCAGCGCTGGAAATCCTCGATTCCGAGCCCCGCGATTTCTGCTATGAAGGCGAGATGAACATCGACGCCGCTCTTGACCCCGAGCTGCGTGAACGGCTGCTGCCGGGCGGACGCATGCAAGGCGCGGCCAATGCGCTGGTTTTTGCCAACTCCGATGCAGCGTCGGGCGTGCGCAACATTCTGAAAATGAAGGGCGGCGGGCTTGAGGTTGGTCCGATCCTGATGGGCATGGGCAACCGCGCCCATATCGTCAGCCCGTCGATCACCGCGCGCGGCTTGCTGAACATGTCGGCCATCGCCGGCACGCCGGTTACTCAATACGGCTAA
- a CDS encoding phosphopentomutase codes for MGRAFLVVIDSVGIGGAPDADTFFNGDVPDTGANTLGHIIAACATGQAEEGRSGPLHVPHMMALGLGAAVTLASGQAVDGPVPIGTWGAATEVSRGKDTPSGHWELAGLPVPWEWHYFPDETPAFPDDVVAAVCKAAGTAGILGNCHASGTTVIADLGAEHLRTGWPICYTSADSVFQIAAHEEHFGLDRLLQLCADVAPLLHDMKVGRVIARPFVGDVGNFQRTGNRKDFAILPPAPVLTNRVQDAGRAVYAVGKIGDIFSMQGIDEVRKGDDRTLMGHLGDLIREAADGSLTFANFVEFDSLYGHRRDVSGYARHLEWFDTELGALLRQLREGDMLVITADHGNDPTWVGTDHTRERVPVLVAGKGAGTLGQIAFTDVAALVLEHLGVAQ; via the coding sequence ATGGGCCGTGCGTTTCTGGTGGTGATCGACAGCGTCGGCATTGGCGGCGCGCCGGATGCGGACACCTTCTTTAATGGCGATGTGCCCGATACAGGGGCCAACACGCTGGGCCATATCATCGCAGCCTGCGCGACAGGGCAGGCGGAAGAGGGCCGCTCGGGACCGCTTCACGTACCGCATATGATGGCGCTGGGCCTTGGCGCGGCGGTGACATTGGCCAGCGGGCAGGCGGTCGATGGCCCTGTGCCCATCGGCACATGGGGGGCAGCCACCGAAGTGTCGCGGGGCAAGGATACGCCGTCGGGGCATTGGGAACTCGCAGGGCTTCCGGTGCCGTGGGAGTGGCACTATTTCCCCGATGAAACCCCTGCATTTCCCGATGATGTCGTGGCTGCAGTCTGCAAGGCGGCGGGCACGGCGGGTATTCTGGGCAATTGCCATGCCTCGGGCACCACGGTGATTGCCGATCTGGGGGCAGAGCATCTGCGCACCGGTTGGCCGATCTGCTACACCAGCGCCGACAGCGTGTTCCAGATTGCCGCACACGAAGAGCATTTTGGCCTCGACCGTTTGCTGCAACTTTGCGCGGATGTGGCACCGCTGCTGCATGACATGAAAGTGGGCCGTGTGATCGCGCGCCCCTTCGTGGGCGATGTGGGCAATTTCCAGCGCACCGGCAACCGCAAGGACTTTGCCATTCTGCCCCCCGCGCCGGTGCTGACCAACCGGGTGCAGGACGCAGGCCGCGCGGTCTATGCGGTGGGCAAGATTGGCGACATCTTTTCGATGCAGGGCATTGACGAGGTGCGCAAAGGCGACGACCGCACCCTGATGGGGCATCTGGGCGACCTGATCCGCGAGGCGGCAGACGGTTCGCTGACATTCGCCAACTTTGTGGAATTCGACAGCCTTTATGGACACCGCCGCGACGTGTCCGGCTATGCGCGCCATCTTGAATGGTTCGACACCGAACTGGGCGCGCTGCTGCGGCAGTTGCGGGAGGGTGATATGCTGGTGATCACCGCCGATCACGGCAATGATCCAACGTGGGTTGGCACCGATCACACCCGCGAACGTGTGCCGGTTCTGGTGGCGGGCAAGGGCGCGGGCACGCTGGGGCAGATCGCCTTTACCGATGTGGCGGCGCTGGTTCTGGAGCACCTGGGGGTGGCACAATAG
- a CDS encoding CsbD family protein, with the protein MNWDTIQGNWKQLTGSIQSKWGELTDDEVQEAKGDREVLVGKIQERYGVARDEAERQVDEWADSAKAMF; encoded by the coding sequence ATGAACTGGGATACAATCCAAGGCAACTGGAAGCAGCTGACCGGGTCGATCCAATCGAAATGGGGCGAGCTGACCGACGACGAAGTACAGGAAGCCAAAGGCGATCGCGAGGTGCTGGTTGGCAAGATTCAGGAACGCTATGGCGTGGCGCGAGACGAGGCGGAACGTCAGGTCGACGAATGGGCAGACAGCGCCAAGGCGATGTTCTGA
- a CDS encoding NAD kinase, translating into MSLKIAIAASAAPVAQAAYTALVKRYGDVPQESADVIVALGGDGFMLQTLHATQDLPAPVYGMNRGTIGFLMNEYAESDLVERLQAAEQAEVNPLAMTATCGDGTVHHALAINEVSLLRAGPQAAKLRITVDGRLRLDSLSCDGALVATPAGSTAYNYSAHGPILPIGADVLALTAVAAFRPRRWRGALLPKTAEVRFDVLEPEKRPVMADADSRSVRDVRTVVIRSEPRIVHHILFDPGHGLEERLISEQFN; encoded by the coding sequence ATGTCGCTAAAAATTGCCATTGCTGCCAGTGCGGCCCCTGTTGCGCAGGCCGCCTATACGGCGTTGGTGAAACGCTATGGGGATGTCCCGCAAGAAAGCGCTGATGTAATCGTGGCGCTGGGCGGCGACGGCTTTATGCTGCAAACGCTGCATGCCACACAGGATCTGCCCGCACCGGTCTATGGCATGAACCGTGGTACAATCGGCTTTTTGATGAACGAATATGCCGAAAGCGACCTTGTCGAACGGTTGCAAGCGGCGGAACAGGCCGAGGTGAACCCGCTGGCGATGACTGCCACCTGCGGCGATGGTACGGTCCATCATGCGCTGGCGATCAACGAGGTCTCGCTGCTGCGTGCCGGCCCGCAAGCGGCCAAGCTGCGCATCACGGTTGATGGCCGCCTGCGTCTGGATTCGCTCAGCTGTGACGGCGCTTTGGTTGCTACGCCCGCAGGGTCCACCGCCTATAATTACTCCGCGCACGGCCCGATCCTGCCGATCGGTGCCGATGTGCTGGCGCTGACCGCCGTTGCTGCCTTTCGTCCGCGCCGCTGGCGGGGGGCATTGTTGCCCAAAACCGCCGAAGTGCGCTTTGACGTGCTTGAACCGGAAAAACGTCCGGTGATGGCCGATGCCGACAGCCGCTCGGTGCGCGATGTGCGCACTGTTGTGATCCGCTCCGAGCCGCGCATCGTGCACCATATCCTGTTCGATCCCGGCCACGGCCTTGAAGAACGGCTGATCTCGGAACAGTTCAACTGA
- a CDS encoding endonuclease/exonuclease/phosphatase family protein: MAFYQSLKHAYPHGRTVPGQSGWIADRLLRLRALLNGQITARRQPNSLIIGSWNIRHFDGGRPRLAESFHYIAEIIDHFDICAIQEVKSTEAMVRLMKLLGPNWDYFINDSSGSGRGNHERMAFVYNRNRVRFRNLIGELVLPKGALPGDEQVGRTPFFAAFQAGWFRFTLCNAHIVFKEEQGRPLREDEIGVIARELAKRARAEDEVHIFLGDMNIESRDDAGMVALTDAGFHVPDIGATSLTGTKHYDQIAFVGPPSESHMLAHGVIRWHEAVFTEAEMSDYEEIAKAIRTAPDTGKPYADWPGTYGDWRTHEMSDHLPVWVELEVDYSNAYLADIAQAPIG; the protein is encoded by the coding sequence ATGGCATTCTATCAATCGCTTAAACACGCCTATCCCCACGGGCGCACCGTCCCGGGGCAATCCGGCTGGATCGCAGACCGACTGCTGCGCTTGCGCGCACTGCTGAACGGGCAGATCACCGCACGCCGCCAACCCAATTCTCTGATCATCGGCAGCTGGAACATTCGCCATTTTGACGGTGGCCGTCCGCGTCTGGCCGAAAGCTTTCACTATATTGCCGAGATCATCGACCATTTTGACATCTGCGCCATTCAAGAGGTGAAATCGACCGAGGCGATGGTGCGACTGATGAAGCTGCTGGGGCCGAACTGGGATTACTTCATCAACGACAGCTCCGGCTCGGGGCGCGGCAATCATGAACGCATGGCCTTTGTCTATAACCGCAACCGCGTGCGTTTTCGCAACCTGATCGGTGAACTGGTGCTGCCCAAGGGGGCATTGCCCGGTGACGAACAGGTGGGGCGCACGCCGTTTTTTGCCGCGTTTCAGGCGGGGTGGTTCCGCTTTACCCTGTGCAACGCCCATATCGTTTTCAAAGAAGAACAGGGCCGCCCCCTGCGCGAGGACGAAATTGGCGTGATCGCCCGCGAACTGGCCAAACGCGCCCGCGCCGAGGATGAGGTGCATATTTTTCTGGGCGACATGAACATCGAAAGCCGCGACGATGCAGGCATGGTCGCGCTGACGGATGCGGGCTTTCATGTGCCCGACATCGGGGCAACGTCACTGACGGGCACCAAACATTACGACCAGATCGCCTTTGTCGGGCCGCCATCTGAATCGCATATGCTGGCCCATGGTGTGATCCGCTGGCACGAGGCCGTGTTTACCGAAGCTGAAATGTCCGACTACGAGGAAATTGCCAAGGCGATCCGCACCGCGCCGGACACCGGCAAGCCTTATGCCGACTGGCCCGGCACCTATGGCGATTGGCGCACCCACGAGATGTCGGACCACCTGCCGGTCTGGGTCGAGCTGGAGGTGGACTATTCCAACGCCTATCTGGCCGACATCGCGCAGGCGCCGATCGGCTGA
- a CDS encoding AMP-binding protein, which translates to MGYRETYARWQNDPEGYWLEAAKAIDWDVAPSQALFDRGDHIYEWFADARVNTCYNAVDRHVIAGNGDRTAIIYDSPITGRKSKTSFAELLQQVAGFAGGLAARGITKGDRVIIYMPMVPEALVAMLACTRLGAIHSVVFGGFAAHELAVRIDDCAPKAIIAASCGLEPNRVVKYKPLLDGAIEQATHKPEFCVILQREEEMAPMIEGCDLDWTDFQAGTTPADCVPVEGTHPAYILYTSGTTGAPKGVVRPTAGHLVALNWSMKNIYNVDPGDVFWAASDVGWVVGHSYICYGPLIHGNTTVVFEGKPIGTPDAGTFWRVISEHNVRSFFTAPTAFRAIKREDPKGDFRKPYDLSCLRALYLAGERADPDTIEWAQDLLGVPVFDHWWQTETGWTIAGNPAGLEALPVKIGSPTVAMPGYDVQILDEGGRALPAGELGAIAIKLPLPPGTLPTLWQAQERFRKSYLHTFPGYYETGDAGMIDADGYLYIMARTDDVINVAGHRLSTGAMEEVLAGHADVAECAVIGVADDLKGQNAIGFVCLTKGVNRPHSDITAECVQRIRDQIGPVAAFKQCVVVDRLPKTRSGKILRATMVKIADGAAFKMPATIDDPAILDEISDALKAIGYAGG; encoded by the coding sequence ATGGGATACCGCGAGACCTACGCGCGCTGGCAGAACGACCCCGAAGGCTATTGGCTTGAGGCAGCAAAGGCCATTGATTGGGACGTTGCACCCTCTCAGGCGTTGTTTGACCGTGGCGACCATATCTATGAATGGTTTGCCGATGCGCGGGTGAACACATGCTATAATGCGGTTGACCGTCACGTCATCGCAGGCAATGGCGACCGCACGGCCATCATCTATGACAGCCCGATCACCGGGCGCAAATCCAAGACCAGCTTTGCCGAATTGCTACAACAGGTCGCAGGCTTTGCCGGCGGACTGGCGGCCCGGGGCATCACCAAGGGCGACCGCGTCATTATCTATATGCCGATGGTTCCCGAAGCGCTGGTGGCCATGCTGGCCTGCACCCGTCTTGGCGCGATCCATTCTGTGGTGTTCGGCGGCTTCGCCGCCCATGAACTGGCGGTGCGCATCGACGATTGCGCACCCAAGGCGATTATTGCCGCCTCTTGCGGGCTGGAGCCCAACCGCGTGGTGAAATACAAACCGCTGCTGGACGGTGCCATCGAACAGGCGACCCACAAGCCCGAATTCTGCGTGATCCTGCAACGCGAAGAAGAAATGGCCCCGATGATTGAGGGCTGCGATCTGGACTGGACCGATTTCCAGGCCGGCACCACCCCCGCCGACTGTGTACCGGTTGAGGGCACGCATCCCGCCTATATCCTCTATACATCCGGGACCACCGGCGCACCCAAGGGCGTGGTGCGCCCCACCGCGGGGCATCTGGTGGCGCTGAACTGGTCGATGAAGAACATCTATAACGTCGATCCCGGCGATGTGTTCTGGGCCGCTTCCGATGTCGGTTGGGTCGTGGGGCATTCGTATATCTGCTATGGCCCCCTGATCCACGGCAACACCACTGTTGTGTTCGAGGGCAAACCCATCGGCACGCCCGATGCGGGCACCTTCTGGCGGGTGATCTCTGAACATAACGTGCGCAGCTTTTTCACCGCCCCCACCGCATTCCGCGCCATCAAGCGTGAAGATCCCAAGGGCGATTTTCGCAAACCCTATGACCTGAGCTGTCTGCGCGCGCTGTATCTGGCCGGCGAACGCGCCGATCCTGACACCATCGAATGGGCGCAGGATTTGCTGGGCGTGCCGGTCTTCGACCACTGGTGGCAAACCGAGACCGGCTGGACCATCGCGGGCAACCCTGCGGGGCTGGAAGCATTGCCGGTCAAGATCGGATCACCCACTGTGGCAATGCCCGGCTATGACGTTCAAATTCTGGACGAAGGCGGACGCGCCCTGCCCGCGGGCGAACTGGGGGCGATTGCGATCAAGCTGCCCCTGCCGCCCGGCACCCTGCCAACCCTGTGGCAGGCCCAAGAGCGGTTCCGCAAAAGCTATCTGCACACATTCCCCGGCTATTACGAGACCGGCGATGCCGGCATGATCGACGCCGATGGCTATCTTTACATCATGGCGCGCACCGATGACGTGATCAACGTGGCAGGGCACCGCCTGTCCACCGGGGCCATGGAAGAAGTGCTGGCCGGCCACGCGGATGTAGCCGAATGCGCGGTAATCGGCGTGGCGGACGATCTGAAAGGACAGAATGCCATCGGGTTCGTCTGCCTGACCAAAGGCGTGAACCGCCCCCACAGCGACATCACCGCCGAATGCGTGCAACGCATCCGCGACCAGATCGGGCCGGTGGCGGCGTTCAAACAATGCGTGGTGGTCGACCGGCTGCCCAAGACACGCTCGGGCAAGATCCTGCGCGCGACAATGGTGAAAATCGCCGACGGCGCGGCGTTCAAGATGCCCGCGACCATTGATGACCCCGCCATTCTGGACGAAATCAGCGACGCTTTGAAAGCCATCGGTTACGCAGGCGGCTGA
- a CDS encoding cupin domain-containing protein: MSETRAQVILPTQDLRGDIGFFTKRLGMRMDMIYPADDPAVAVFSGHGLAVRLDSGLDAAAGRLLIRCAEPADFAEGALEVTAPGGTQVTIEALQQPVVMPDTVHSFVVRRLKDQAPWVIGRAGMHYRDLIPDRLGGSIIASHIRIPDGGPVPDMVHYHTVGFQLIFCYRGWVDLVYEDQGEPFRLYAGNCVIQPPEIRHRVLFASDNIEVIEIGVPAEHVTTIDHDMELPNGPANPDRVFQGQRFVHHKVDEATWQPFRMGGFQSRDTTIAAHTDNVAGVHVVRRGTGTPEWSWHDSDILFTFVMDGTMELHGEGRDPYPLEAGDAFVVPPGMRVRYADPSDDLELLEVSLPGVFNTRTGES, from the coding sequence ATGAGTGAAACGCGGGCACAGGTGATATTGCCGACGCAGGATCTGCGCGGTGACATCGGGTTTTTCACCAAGCGGCTGGGGATGCGGATGGACATGATCTATCCGGCGGATGATCCGGCGGTGGCGGTGTTTTCGGGGCACGGTCTGGCGGTGCGGCTGGATTCGGGGCTGGATGCGGCTGCGGGGCGGCTGCTGATCCGATGTGCGGAACCGGCGGATTTTGCCGAAGGTGCGCTGGAGGTGACCGCGCCGGGTGGAACGCAGGTGACAATCGAGGCCTTGCAACAGCCGGTGGTCATGCCCGACACGGTCCATTCTTTTGTGGTGCGGCGACTGAAGGATCAGGCGCCCTGGGTCATCGGCCGTGCGGGCATGCATTACCGCGACCTGATTCCCGACCGTTTGGGCGGGTCGATTATTGCCAGCCACATCCGCATTCCCGACGGCGGGCCGGTGCCTGACATGGTGCATTACCATACGGTCGGGTTTCAGTTGATCTTTTGTTATCGGGGCTGGGTTGATCTGGTCTACGAAGATCAGGGTGAACCGTTCCGCCTGTACGCAGGCAACTGCGTGATACAGCCGCCCGAGATCCGCCATCGCGTGCTGTTCGCCAGCGACAACATCGAGGTGATCGAGATCGGCGTGCCGGCCGAACATGTCACGACCATTGACCACGATATGGAGTTGCCCAACGGCCCGGCCAACCCGGACCGCGTGTTCCAGGGCCAGCGGTTTGTGCATCACAAGGTGGACGAGGCGACGTGGCAGCCGTTTCGCATGGGTGGATTTCAATCACGCGACACCACGATTGCGGCGCATACCGACAATGTGGCGGGTGTGCATGTGGTGCGGCGGGGCACGGGCACGCCGGAGTGGTCATGGCATGACAGCGACATTCTGTTCACCTTTGTGATGGACGGCACCATGGAATTGCATGGCGAAGGCCGTGATCCCTATCCGCTGGAGGCAGGCGATGCATTTGTGGTGCCGCCGGGAATGAGGGTCCGCTATGCCGATCCTTCGGATGATCTGGAATTGTTGGAGGTGTCCTTGCCGGGCGTGTTCAACACCCGAACAGGAGAGAGTTGA